A window of Megachile rotundata isolate GNS110a chromosome 11, iyMegRotu1, whole genome shotgun sequence genomic DNA:
ACAATTTTATGTATGACACAGCAACCTGTATTAATAAATGCAGATTGAAACAGTTGTCTGGAATTATCATGTAAGCTTAACAATGTATtaacatatttacatatgtataacagtAACAAAAactataaacaataaatatcctttcccaatttcttattttaagaaaattgtacAACATTgcagtataaaaatattaaaattattgctaTACAATGTAAATCATCCAATTGAATCATtctaataattctttttaacaGGAATAAATCGTCGTCCTAGTCCTATGGAAGTATCTTGAGCTAGGGCGGCATCTTCTATACACGGTATTTTCATTACATTGAAGTATATGTGACCCATGATGTGTGCAGCTGGATGCGTTGCAGCTTTCAAACAATAGTACAGCGCCTCGTCGCACACACAGTGCGATCTAGGAAGGTAAGAACAAAGTTAAACAACTTTAAAAAACTATAAAAGATCAAATTAGTAACTTTCTCGTACTTGGTATATATGGAATAGTTGGTGAGATTGTATCGCGTTTGTTGAGCTCGGACTTTAACGGGACAAAGATCATGGCTTCGGCAGCACCTAcacaaaagaaaagaataaacgATAAATTGATTAAATACAACTTTCGTCACAATCGAAGCTGTCGCAATCTGACCTATCAATCTGAGCCTCTTGACCTAAATCATGATAGTTTTCAGCAATGTCTCCAGCTCCACACCATTTTGTACCTGCAACGTTATATCAAGATTACTTGAAAATATCAGTAAGTAATAAACACAAGATATTACCTGGTAAGATGCCTGAAAGAAGAGACAAAACGCTCCCCATTCCATTAATACTTTTGCTCATTGTATTGATCATCGAACCAGACATTTCATTGTCCTTTATTTCATCTAACAGTTCACATTGCTGCATGAGTTTTGTCATCTCCTGAAAGGACACCTTTTGAGGAATAGTTGTCAACGATAGATTTCTTAAAACTTCAGTGGCTTCTTCTTGTTCGCTGCAAGATGAAACAATTGTTTACTTCATCCAAAAGCATTATCCTATTAAACTGATAATTTGTAGATGGTAACAATATTATCTTCCTATGGGATAACTCACTAAACTTCAATCAAGTTGCAATTGTGCAATTCATTGTTAATTCCAAGGTCGACCACCGCAACAGTCTGATCATGGTAATACACAGCCCTTATTTCATCTTTGTTCTGTACATCGTTCCATACTGTGACACCATTCAATCCTTTGTACGTGTTCTTGAAGAAAGTCGGCTGCTGCACACTAACAGAACTGATCGCTACGATTAAGAAGAATATCCAACCGAAAGAATACATCTCAGTGCTTTACATTATACTGCATCGATGAACACGTTACATTGCACACCGCCGCGCGATCATATGGTCTACACATTCTTATGGATTTTGATGAGAAAACCGCATGATCACGGCGAATCAGTGAAGAAGATGAACCACAGCAGAGGATACACACTTCGTCACAAATAAGATCAATCCTCGTTCTCTTGAGCTCTGCAAAAAAAATAATCATTGTTCattgtacatttaaaaaattttataattcgtaAACTTATCAATTTGTGAACTATAATTAGTAAATATGATATGACGGTGTTAATCTACCGCaaaagaaattttgagattaccGAAGTTACAAAAACTGTACAAAGATATAAGGATaaacgtaaaaatatttatgttgttGTCTGCATATTTACATAGTATCAAATACACTTATCGTGCGTTACGTAAATAATGCAAAAGCGTTGACAGGCTTATATACACTGTTTAACAAAGAaagcaatttataatgaaaaatgtatGCCATTATGAAGGCCTAGCTTCTTCAATCAATTATCGAGTTCATCTTGTAGATCATCCACAATATGAAAACGGTGGACGCGTACCTGACCGGTCTCTTCTTCTCTCGTCATTCTTGATAATTCGATCGCATGTTCGTTGCTGCACACCTGCCGAGAACACACTGAAATTTCGCGAGAACCTCCACGAATAGTCGGAACGTTGAGACAATACAAATATGTCCCTGCGAATTACACGGCTTGCATATTTATAATGCACAGTGCCGCTGTCAGAAAGTTCAACATTGGCGGGCAGAACGATCGAATCAGGATATATAGCACGGCAAGTTTGAGAAGATCCCTGAAGGAGTGGTCTGTGTGTGGTGGGATAAGTGGCGGGAACCGTGTCTCCCCTCCTATCATCACTGTGCCCATTGACGTAACTAGAATTTTTATCTAATGGGTGGGTCCGGTTCTTTCACTGATAACGTTAACGTTTCACACCTTAGCACCTTTTTGTGCTTTCACAAATActagattttgaaaaattgtaactttgaaacttgctacatttataatatgtaataaagtATCCTATGTTCTGTGTGTTTGTTACTATGAAGAGGTCCCTCCGCATTTTTGGAGGCCGGGCCCACTCCGGTCCCTATCCAACTACGCCAATGGCCATGATAAAAGTATGCTCATCGATCCACATGCGTTACAAGTCCATACACTCGTAGCTTCCCCACCGTTTCTTATTTTGTCGCGAAGTTACATGGTGTTACCTGACAAACGGAGGGAGAGCCCACATTCGAGAAGACTAGGACAAAGAAAGTGGGACAAAGAGTAGAGAATTATGTGACTAGTACATGGTCAGTATACACGGGACGTTTCAGATATCTCAGGGAAATTAGAATCCGCGAGGTTGGGTCCGTTACACGCATTTTACATAGAATTTCGAAACACCTGTTGACTCGTGGTCAGGAATAACCCGCGGAAACTTCTATTTTTacaaatgatttattttatccTGAATTTTCCGTGTTTTATAAATTCACAGTTATTTTAACTtgtcaatttagaaaatttgttctCACTGGGGTAATAGGTAAATGGGAAAGTTTATGAGCGGTGAACACCTGGGGAGTAAACGAAGAATTTACGATCCCTGAATTGCgaatacaatttctaaattagctCGATTTTAAGGGCTGTTGTTCGTGCGACGAGGCGGTAGTCTTCGAGGCTCCATTCACCGGGTACTGGTTCCCAATCCGAGTAGTGCTCAGCGTGATACTAATCGGCGTAGCGTTCGAAAGTTGTTGGCGAACTGGGCATTGTCTATAACCTGTAATTGGAAATGCAAGGAATATTAAGCGTTCGCTAATAAAACCAAGCTAGACATATTGCTAATGAACCGGGTAACCTCTTCAATGACCAACGTATCTCGTATAAATTATGCCGTTTTTGCGCTGACCTCATTagcaaataataaaaagtaacttCCTCGGAACAAAAAAGTAGAATATCTGATTAATTTTTTCACTGTTCAAGAAAAACATTCTCTCATTCTGTTATTCGAGTTCTTATGATTCTCTACATGTTTTATTTCTTTACGAAACATACTAAATGCCCCTCTGACCGACGATGCGATAATTTCTGATATTTCATTAGTGATTTTGATAGCCATACAAAGACAAACTGTATAGAATTGATTCTTTTTCTCTCAAAATATAAATTGGTAGAATGTAGTCTATACTCGACGTACATCAAAGGACACGAGGTTATTAATGTCCCCATAAATACTACAGCAGATCTATAGAACTCGTTACATAGTGGCATAGTACCGGCATGGTGGGGTCCAGAACAGTGGCAACAAATAGGATTGTTTCGAGGCCTGGGGCAAAATTCGACGCTATGCGGTTCACCGCATCGAACGCAACGTGGTAAGTGTCTGCAATTGGCGGCCATATGCCAAAAACCTTGGCACCGGTAACATTGCAGAACACTGTCTCCCGTCTGGAAATTTGACGCCTCGAAAAGATTGTTGACGATTCCTAGACCAGTCTGCAGCGGTCCACCGACGTTTCCAGTCCCGCCACGCCACCAGCGTTCGGGAACCGCGGTAAAGCGAGCTGCGCCGAAAAAGTCCAAGCCTTGACGTAACAATAGCTCGTAATGTCCTGCGTCGAGTACCTGAAACGAATGCCAAATGAGTCAAGACTGAACTTctcaagaaaataatataataggaAAGCGGGAACATAATCTTCCATGTAGAGATTTCGAGGTCGTTTATCAGATCGTCGGGTTATCAAAGTTAAATCACTCTCAAAAAACTTTGTACGCCTTTGCCATACATTCAAGAAGGtttttaaacttgttaaatCATCAGACATAGTTTGATCGAACATGATAACAGCATTGTATatagtgaaaataaaaattcactgAACTTCGTTCtacgttcaaattttcattatCATCGTTCGATAATGGTAATTAGCTAAAACATAATAGGACTCAAGTTGTTTCAAATTGCAATAGATAAGAAAATTATCTCGATTATTCCAGAAGACAGCTTCGTCAGAATTAATAACCTACAAAGTCATGACGTTTATGGTATCGCCTAACCTGTGACAATTAATGCACGTTAATCACAACGGAAATAAGTATTTACAAGGTTCTAGAACTTGCTATCTATACAGTAATTTTGACAATACCTCAACACGTATATACTGTCGCCAACGTTCGACGCTACCGGTTGCAATTCCTTGTTTCGCCAGCGCAGAATTTATGTCTTGCAAAGGTATGGCCCAGGGTACATCGCGTAAAAGAACCGCTTGTCTGTAACGAGAGTCCTTCGCCGAGAATCGAGCTACCTGATTCAACGAGGACAATGTCAATAATTGTCAGCAATTTCTTTCTGgaatatataaattaagaaaGCTATTTTCCGTATATGACGTCGAGTAGTGTCGTTAGCATTCTCTAAGAGACACGAGATTTTCATGAGGCGTTGTGCAAGCTCGGTTATCTCACTTTCTTACATAAGGGAAAGCGAAGAGGAAAGCGAACGGTTGCAACGCGATTCAACTATACATGGCATATAATATTCAACCGGTCGAACATTTGTATGTATCACGGACACAGATAGGGAAATCATACGTTTCCATACTAATTGTTCAGATTACTGCAAGAATTTCAAGGTTGCACATTTCTCAGTTTTTTGTTTTGTAAGCGACGGTATTTTTATCTGCTTTTTTTACGCAACTCTCCATGGTGGAGAATAACTTAACTCATTTACATCGTTTATgaaaggaatttagaaatatatttacaagTAAAGTTACATAGAAGCTCAAATATTAATCTATTATTtataatcaatcaataaatcaatGCAAATAAGTTAATTAACAATTGGTAACGACTGAAGGAAATTAAAGGAATGTAGAGGAAACCAGGATACTTGTATGGGTCCTTGAAAAACTCGCGCCAAATCGCCACGCTGCAGAAGTTTCTCGGCATCCGTTTCCCGCTTGAACGCTGCGATCAGACCGCAAGGAGTTTCAGACACGTGCCATCCCGCCGAAGGATCAGACGCGCGAATTACTTCTTCGAGATTGGAATGTAGCAGTTCACCACCTACGATTATTTATTTGTCATTATACGTGCATTCAAATACTTAGAATCAAGCGATTCATTTTGTTCTTACAAGAATTACATACAGGTAAAAGAACAAGCTTTTTTAGCCAAACAAAAAATATCAACAGAGATAAATATCATGACGGTGTACATTAATGATATTCTGGGAAATGTTGGGGGAAAAAGTTGTAAACTGAAGATCATTTGTCTTAGAAATGTTCAAGTTTGTTCTTTGAAGAATGAAGACAATTAGCAGAATGCTCTTCCTGTTTATCTTAATCAAAGTCTACGTTGCACTTGAGATGCTATTTATAAAGGGAGTTTGGTAAATAAAGAAGTAAGCAATTTGCCACCTTGCGTTCTTTGCACTTGGCCTTGAGGACTGACAGCACGCGAGATGTAGAGGGAACACGTGAACTCTTCCTGACCGGAAACACGTGCGCGACCATCACATACGTCATCCGATGATATACTCGGTTCCATAATCGCTCCTTCCATCGACTTCACAGACTTTTTATCATCTTGAAGGGGTTCCTCCTCCATTGTGCACTTTGTGCACCATCAAACGGTTCCCTAAAAcgatagaaattaaaattgtatcttCAGAACATCATCAACGTTCCCACCATTTGCAACATCCTGCGATATCGACATATTCAAACATCGCGATCTACAGTCGATGTAAAGTAACAAGTTATCGATAAATCGAAATAACTACATATGTAATTCAGTTGTTCAATGGAATGTAAGGTTATAGTTTTTTGACACGCGAATACGATTTAGAAACCAAAGTTCCAGAAATTGATGCCGATGCATCATTCAGTACAGGTCTATTTGTAATACGATCGAaagcaaattttttttattcagccTTTCACGATCAACCAATCTGATATGCGAACCGATTTCCTTTCACTTGCGCACACGGATTACCATTTTTTTTAGCCACTTTGTTTTCTATCAAGAAGTACGACCACTTGAAATCACCTTAAACGTGTTTCCTGCAAGTTGTATTTTCGAAAAGAAACGCTCGAACCGAAAAAGACATGGTCTAACGCTGGCGCCATTAATCAGCCTCGATCATGATCGCAACAAAATATCGATTCTCTTTTTTCTGGAACGATTCACCTACTGTCATTTTCGGCGGCAGAGCTCTGACAAATCTTCGGCAATCATTGCATAGAGACTTTAAAATAAACTTCGAAGTCTCATCTCTGAAagtgaaaattgattttatgattcataGTTTGATATGGCAGTACTAAAATCTTTTAAATGTTTGTCACCTCTAAAGATCTTAATCTgattatttattgataataaatcATAACATTTGAACCCCATCTACATCGCGCGAtgctgtaatataaaatataatttgcatATCCACTCTTTGAGTTCCCTCTTTGAGTAGATTACGAGAATTTCATTTCTGCTTAGCAAGACTCGTGAAATCATTCTAGCAACAAGTGTAAAAAACGATACATACATACGGTTGATATCTGGTGTGCTAGACATTTACTTTTACCATCGTTCTAGTAAGTGGGGATTGTCGCTGGTGGTTGGATGGCGGAGCATCGCGGCAGCATATGCGCACCAAGACGTGACAGCAATTATTGCCGCTGTGTGCGCGTTCGTGATTATCGATCAGGAAAATGGCCGAAGGACGCAATTCACCGGTGTTTTCCCCGAAAACACTTTATCAAGTGTGTGTATCTGTCATAGCGaagaagtattcaaaatttcgcaAGCACCTCACTGATTTACCGAACGATTTAGTGTTCGATATTTATTATCAGGTAAATGTCAAAACGTCTCCTCTCCTATGAACACCGTCACAATAATGgacgcatatacatatatacgtatatttatatatatgcacacgtatatttttcttcttttttaacaGCTTTACAGTAACTTTTCCTTTGTCAAAATTTTTCTTCGAGAATAGCATTTCGATTTGTTCGAGAGATCAATCGCGATATTGCTGAAACAATATATCGTTTTcgatcgatctaaatcataacATATTCTCGTGACAACTATATCGCTGTGTACGTGCCttgaaaatgtacatatttttagCGATATGGACGATGACAAGATTTTGttgaattaactttaattaattaagtacaataataaataaattagaactGTTTAATACATTTTCAGAGCGAAACTATTACGTGTCATATGTTTAACCTGTACCTTTGATTCCTTTCATGTTTTTCTTATATTTGTAACGCACcataatgatttaaaaaataacgAGATAATTCGTTAAATATAAGTCATATTTTGCTCACATATGTCTCATTGTAATGTGAAATTTGTTTCTacttatgaattattaatttgctTTTATACGTCATGTCGTTCGTCATGCTGTTTTCGAATTATATGAAATTGTACCGCGATAGGAACACGCGAACTGATTATTTctcttattctttttttaacaatataccTCAAAAGAATAACATATCTTTGAAAAACTACTTTGTcggataaaataatttgttagatTTTTTGTATTTACAGTTATATAAAGAAAAGGAATACTATCTTGTGGCAGATGCAttcaaaaatgtgcaaattttctCTAAAATGCTGATGGTCATTGACCGTCGTGTGCACTTATTACAATGTTTTCAGGTAACAATttgtacatattgtatattaataaataaaacatgttatagttttttgtattaaagttttaatcatttttatatgtGTTTAAATTTTAAGAGCATTATAGAACATGGGATACCTTTTGAACAAGGATGGCGTCTCAGTTACAACAAATGTCGTCGTCATGCTTGTCAAAATCCAGTTGACaagcaaaatttaataaatctagGCTTAAGAATCGGTGAATTTATTAGTGATGCAGGATGGTACATAAAAAGTGAATATGTGTTGTTAGCTTGCAAAGAATTGTGTATCGCAAATAATTCTACGCCTGAAGATTGGTGTAGAACCTTAGGATACTACCGTAGGTAAGTACTATTATGCAATACAAAGTTTACATAATTTAATAGAAATGAATTTACAATACCATTAACTTGCAATCATTGTTTCTTATTTGTGTAGCTTACTGCATGTACAAGCAGCATATTGCGAATTTTTGAGAGCAGAAAAGACATATGAACTTGCAGTAGAATTGATAGACAAATTAAAGGCAAAAGGATATCGTTACAATTGTGCTGCTTTATATACAGAGTTcagtgtatttttttatatgaaagGCAAATATGATGAAGCTTACAGGTGaatattaacttttatttttatcatttttgttattataagcattattaattttcataattttccagATGGAGTATAGCAGCGTTGAAAGAACTAGAACCTAAGCTGCCTCCACGTATTACTATCGATGTCCTAAGACAAGCGTCAAAATCGTGCGTATTGAAACGCGAATTTCGAAAAGCTGGTCTGTTGATCAGAGAAGCTGTATATCGCGCTAAAGAAGTATTTGGTGTAAATCATCCAGTGTATAGTAACGTTCTTATAGATTATGGATATTACTGGTTAAATTTTGATAGCATAATAAATAGTGTAACTATTTATAAAGTTAGTACATTGAACACATATAACTACGTCGGTTCATATTTTTCATTGTTTAAATTGTAACAATATTTTCAGGAAGCATTAGACATTCGAAGAGAAATATTTGGCAAAATGAATTTACACGTTGCACTAGCTCACGAAGATTTAGCTTATGCTTTTTACGTGTACGAATATAGATCTGGTAAATTCCCAGAGGCAGGGtaagtaattttacaaattattattctttaagattttaaaaagtcatatacttttattttgctTTAAATGAACAGTGTTCACATTGACAATGCAATAGACATAATGAACAACCTTTTACATGGAGATCATTTGTTATTAGCAAGCGCAAAAAGAATAAATGCATTAATTCTTGAAGAAATAGCATTAGATAACGAATCGACGCCATTATTGAAACAAAGTTTGCTATTTAAAGCTGAATGCCTTCACTTGTCTGCTCTTCAATCGGCAGAAGAAGCATTTGGCGAACAAAATGTACAAACTGCAAAGCAT
This region includes:
- the LOC100882432 gene encoding uncharacterized protein LOC100882432 → MYSFGWIFFLIVAISSVSVQQPTFFKNTYKGLNGVTVWNDVQNKDEIRAVYYHDQTVAVVDLGINNELHNCNLIEVYEQEEATEVLRNLSLTTIPQKVSFQEMTKLMQQCELLDEIKDNEMSGSMINTMSKSINGMGSVLSLLSGILPGTKWCGAGDIAENYHDLGQEAQIDRCCRSHDLCPVKVRAQQTRYNLTNYSIYTKSHCVCDEALYYCLKAATHPAAHIMGHIYFNVMKIPCIEDAALAQDTSIGLGRRFIPVKKNY
- the LOC100878286 gene encoding LOW QUALITY PROTEIN: uncharacterized protein LOC100878286 (The sequence of the model RefSeq protein was modified relative to this genomic sequence to represent the inferred CDS: inserted 2 bases in 1 codon), whose product is MVHKVHXMEEEPLQDDKKSVKSMEGAIMEPSISSDDVCDGRARVSGQEEFTCSLYISRAVSPQGQVQRTQGGELLHSNLEEVIRASDPSAGWHVSETPCGLIAAFKRETDAEKLLQRGDLARVFQGPIQVARFSAKDSRYRQAVLLRDVPWAIPLQDINSALAKQGIATGSVERWRQYIRVEVLDAGHYELLLRQGLDFFGAARFTAVPERWWRGGTGNVGGPLQTGLGIVNNLFEASNFQTGDSVLQCYRCQGFWHMAANCRHLPRCVRCGEPHSVEFCPRPRNNPICCHCSGPHHAGYRQCPVRQQLSNATPISITLSTTRIGNQYPVNGASKTTASSHEQQPLKSS
- the Pat1 gene encoding protein interacting with APP tail-1 isoform X1, encoding MAEGRNSPVFSPKTLYQVCVSVIAKKYSKFRKHLTDLPNDLVFDIYYQLYKEKEYYLVADAFKNVQIFSKMLMVIDRRVHLLQCFQSIIEHGIPFEQGWRLSYNKCRRHACQNPVDKQNLINLGLRIGEFISDAGWYIKSEYVLLACKELCIANNSTPEDWCRTLGYYRSLLHVQAAYCEFLRAEKTYELAVELIDKLKAKGYRYNCAALYTEFSVFFYMKGKYDEAYRWSIAALKELEPKLPPRITIDVLRQASKSCVLKREFRKAGLLIREAVYRAKEVFGVNHPVYSNVLIDYGYYWLNFDSIINSVTIYKEALDIRREIFGKMNLHVALAHEDLAYAFYVYEYRSGKFPEAGVHIDNAIDIMNNLLHGDHLLLASAKRINALILEEIALDNESTPLLKQSLLFKAECLHLSALQSAEEAFGEQNVQTAKHYGNLGRVYQSMRKFKEAEQMHLKAIRIKEQLLGPDDHEVGLSVGHLASLYNYHMNRYRDAEKLYHRSIKISLKLFGKSYSGLEYDYDGLLNVYTKLNEHDKVLEYTNILTNWKELRNENVQSKDPIDPKRRPQPIEDVINIFFSM
- the Pat1 gene encoding protein interacting with APP tail-1 isoform X2 → MLMVIDRRVHLLQCFQSIIEHGIPFEQGWRLSYNKCRRHACQNPVDKQNLINLGLRIGEFISDAGWYIKSEYVLLACKELCIANNSTPEDWCRTLGYYRSLLHVQAAYCEFLRAEKTYELAVELIDKLKAKGYRYNCAALYTEFSVFFYMKGKYDEAYRWSIAALKELEPKLPPRITIDVLRQASKSCVLKREFRKAGLLIREAVYRAKEVFGVNHPVYSNVLIDYGYYWLNFDSIINSVTIYKEALDIRREIFGKMNLHVALAHEDLAYAFYVYEYRSGKFPEAGVHIDNAIDIMNNLLHGDHLLLASAKRINALILEEIALDNESTPLLKQSLLFKAECLHLSALQSAEEAFGEQNVQTAKHYGNLGRVYQSMRKFKEAEQMHLKAIRIKEQLLGPDDHEVGLSVGHLASLYNYHMNRYRDAEKLYHRSIKISLKLFGKSYSGLEYDYDGLLNVYTKLNEHDKVLEYTNILTNWKELRNENVQSKDPIDPKRRPQPIEDVINIFFSM